One Phenylobacterium hankyongense DNA segment encodes these proteins:
- a CDS encoding OmpP1/FadL family transporter yields MEMNRTLALALASAAAVTAATQAHAGGFYLQEQSVRGTGRAYSGEVADQGVESLWWNPAAIARSPREVYVGAHGIIVDGKTTNTGSTVTYPGGTTVPVGGQSRAYNPIEAGLAPNFAIATPIGDRFAVGLSVAAPYNFTTKYDPRAWTRYDALTTKLNTADIQLTGAMKVNDWLDLGVSADAQYTRARLGSAYPNLSPLLPDARSQLKGDGWNYGWSAGAQAHFDRLTLGASYRSAMDHDLSGDVLVTGLLGPLAAANLAGSGSASFTTPWIATVGGRYRLTDKLTVDAQAQRIGWSQFDAIQVTTPAGPQTLAQNYKDTTSGGVGADYAVTDRLTLRAGVQYDPTPTPDAERTARVPDGDRWLYAVGATAHVTDRMQLEAAVAYIDFQNSDVNHDTTFYAGTPAATTTALRGQVEGAGYVLSMGLRASF; encoded by the coding sequence ATTGAGATGAACAGGACCTTGGCCCTGGCGCTGGCCAGCGCCGCTGCGGTGACGGCGGCGACGCAGGCCCACGCGGGCGGCTTCTATCTCCAGGAACAGTCGGTGCGGGGGACCGGCCGCGCCTATTCCGGCGAGGTCGCCGACCAGGGCGTGGAGTCGCTGTGGTGGAACCCCGCGGCCATCGCGCGGTCGCCGCGCGAGGTCTATGTGGGCGCCCACGGCATCATCGTCGACGGCAAGACGACCAACACCGGCTCCACCGTCACCTATCCGGGCGGGACCACCGTGCCGGTGGGCGGCCAGTCGCGCGCCTACAATCCGATCGAGGCCGGATTGGCCCCGAACTTCGCCATCGCTACCCCCATCGGCGACCGCTTCGCCGTCGGCCTGTCGGTCGCCGCGCCCTACAACTTCACCACCAAGTACGACCCGCGCGCCTGGACGCGCTACGACGCCCTGACCACCAAGCTCAACACCGCCGACATCCAGCTGACCGGCGCGATGAAGGTCAACGACTGGCTCGACCTCGGCGTCTCCGCCGACGCCCAGTACACCAGGGCCCGACTGGGCAGCGCCTATCCGAATCTGTCGCCGCTGCTGCCCGACGCCCGCTCGCAGCTGAAGGGCGACGGCTGGAACTATGGCTGGTCGGCGGGCGCCCAGGCGCACTTCGACCGGCTGACGCTGGGCGCCAGCTACCGCTCGGCGATGGACCATGACCTGAGCGGCGACGTGCTGGTGACGGGCCTGCTCGGTCCGCTGGCCGCCGCCAACCTCGCCGGCTCGGGCTCCGCGAGCTTCACCACGCCCTGGATCGCCACCGTGGGCGGCCGCTACCGGCTGACCGACAAGCTCACGGTCGACGCCCAGGCGCAGCGCATCGGCTGGAGCCAGTTCGACGCCATCCAGGTGACCACCCCGGCCGGGCCGCAGACTCTCGCGCAGAACTACAAGGACACCACCTCAGGCGGCGTCGGCGCGGATTATGCGGTGACCGACCGGCTGACCCTGCGCGCCGGCGTGCAGTACGACCCGACGCCCACGCCCGACGCGGAACGCACCGCCCGGGTGCCGGACGGCGACCGCTGGCTCTATGCCGTGGGCGCCACGGCCCATGTGACCGATCGGATGCAGCTGGAGGCGGCGGTGGCCTACATCGACTTCCAGAACAGCGATGTGAACCACGACACCACCTTCTACGCCGGGACCCCGGCCGCCACGACGACCGCCCTGCGCGGCCAGGTGGAAGGCGCGGGCTACGTCCTGTCGATGGGCCTGCGGGCCAGCTTCTAG